GGGAGCGGAAGTTTTCTCCCGTCTGGGGATCACGACGGAGTTCACTCCCAAAGGCGTAAAGATCAAAAAAACAGGCAAGACACCGGAACGACTGGAAGAAGACTTCGTTGACATTCCGGACCTGGCACAAACGTTCGTTGTAACTTGCGCTTTATTAAATATCCCTTTCCGTTTCACAGGCTTGCAGAGTCTGAAAATAAAGGAAACAGACCGCATCGCCGCATTGAGAACCGAACTTAAAAAGCTGGGATACCTCATCGAAGAAGAAAATGACAGCGTATTGATGTGGAACGGCGAACGTTGCGAACCGGAAGCGGTTCCTGTGATTGCGACCTACGAAGACCACCGGATGGCGATGGCATTCGCACCGGCAGTAATCACCTTCCCTAAGCTGCTGATTGCTGACCCGCAAGTTGTTTCCAAATCGTATCCCGGTTATTGGGAGGATTTGAAACTTGCCGGATTCCAAGTGATAAACGAAGGTTAATCATTGTCGTACTGTGGAAGATTTCAATAAATATACTTCCCATATCAACTATTCCCCTATTGTAGATTTTACATTACAGCAGGGAAAAGAGACTTCTTATAAAAAAGGAGAGTACTTTGTACGGCAAGGAGAAGCCTGTAAGATCATGGGATTTGTTGTTTCCGGCTCTTTCCGCTATTGTTGCGTCAACAGTCTGGGCGAAAGCAGCATTGTCGGATATACATTCGACCATTCTTTTGTCGGGAATTATCCGGCTTTCCAGTTGCAGGACCAATCAAATGTAGATATTCAAGCGTTATGCGACTGTACGGTGTATGTGATCAACCATTCCCAACTGGCAGATTTCTACGACATTAACAACGACCACCAAAAACTGGGACGCCGGATTGCGGAAACTCTTCTGTGGGAAATATATGATCGGATGATCTCCATGTACAGTCTGACACCGGAAGAACGTTATCTGGATATTATCAACCGCTGTCCTGACCTGCTGAAACTGATTACTTTAAAAGAACTTGCCTCCTATCTCCTGATTCGTCCGGAAACATTGAGCCGCATCCGGAGAAAAGTAGTTCGGAAGTAAATTCTTGATTTCAATCAAGATTTTATTCAGACTCCTCCCCTACCTTTGCAGGCAAACATAGTCTATTTTAATTCATGAAGAAAATAATAATTGTAGGCGCAACCTCCGGCATCGGTCGTGGATTGGCAGAACAGTATGCCCGTGAAGACTGCCTTATCGGTATCACCGGTCGCCGTGAGAATCTATTAAAAGAGATTTGCGCACAAGATAAAGATAAACTATTCTATCAGGTATGTGACATCACTCACACAGAAACGCCCCTTTTATCACTGGAAACGCTTGTACAAGAAATGGGAGGCATGGATATGCTGATTATCTGTGCCGGAACGGGGGAACTGAATCCGCAGCTCTCCTATCAGCTCGAAGAACCGACCTTATTGACCAACGTAGTGGGATTTACCAATATCGCCGGCTGGGGGTTCCGGTACTTTGAACAGCAGAAAGGCGGGCATCTGATTAACATTTCCTCAGTAGGCGGAACACGCGGCAGCGGTGTAGCACCAGCTTATAATGCTTCAAAAGCCTATCAAATCAATTACATGGAGGGACTTCGGCAAAAGGCGGCAAAGCTACCCTTTGCTGTCTACACCACTGACATCCGTCCGGGATTTATAGATACAGCGATGGCGAAAGGAGAAGGATTGTTTTGGGTTACTCCTGTCGATAAAGCCGTAAAACAAATCAAAAAGGCTATATCAGACAGGAAAAAAGTCGCCTTTATCTCCAAAAGATGGAAATATGTGGCATGGTTATTCAAACTGATTCCTTCCGCCCTTTATTGCAAGATGTAAAACAGCCTTTCAGTGAGGCTGAGTTACCATGAAGCTTCATTGGCCATCTTCCACATATTAAGAAAAGAAGCCTTGGTGATTTCCACTATCTTATCCCAGTTTAACCGGTCAGCATGATCGGATGGCTGGTGATAATCGGGATGTCCGTCCGTATGATACCAGATAATAGGAATACCTGCTTTGGCAAACGTTCCATTGTCACTGCCCCCTACCGGATTGTCCCAGGCACGATAGTCCGGTTCCAACTGTAAACCATACTTCTTAATATCCTTTTTCAGCCAGTCTCCAAAAGAGGGATGAGCAGCTGTATAGAAATAGACGACATGTTTCGGTTGTTCCGGTTTATTGTTGCGACCTATCATATCAAAGTTGAGATATCCCTTGATCTGCGAAACAAAAGGGCAAGTCTGTACAAAATATTTAGAACCGAGCAATCCCTTTTCTTCTCCGTCCCAAAAGGCAAAGATTACATTTCGCTCCGGTTGTTGTCCGCTTGCAAGAAATGCCCGGGCAATCTGCAATACAGCCGAGACACCGGAAGCATTGTCATCCGCGCCGTTATAAATCTGATCTCCGTCAAGTGCCGGGTCTATCCCCAAATGGTCAAAGTGAGCGCCTACGATGACATATTCCTTCGTATTCTTACCGGGAATCATAGCCAGTACGTTCCTCATAGATAGTTTTTGATGAACTTCCTGTTTCAGCTTCGCTACAGAGTCCGGATGAACTTCCAGACGTCCTTTCTTCTGACGCTCTTTGCGGTAAGCATCAAAAGGCTGGAAGTAGCTTTCGTTCAGAGGTTGGATTCCCATCCATTGTAAGATAGATGCTATATACTCAGAGGAGACATACGAACCGTGGAATCCGGCTTCACGTCCCTGTAATTCATCACTTGCAAGGAAACCGATTGTTGCTTCGGCAGAAGAACGGTTGATCGTGTTCAAGCCCTTTTCTTCGGGAGACTGTGCAAAAGTTACTGTTCCTACAAGTATTAATCCGAATAATATAATTCTTTGTTTCATCGTGGTATATAATTTAGAGTCCATGTTACAAAAGTACGAAAAGAACACAGAATCTATCCTTAAATACAAAAAAAGAGTAAGCAGTTGCCATCTTTTATAAGATTTGGCTGCTCACTCTTTCTACAAACTATTAAGACCTTGTTATCCTGTCAATCTTTCCTTATTTTGAAAAAGGAGACATGCGGAAAGCATATTTATAAACTGTATTCTTCTGAATTTCATAAGCGGGACGGGGACCCGGTCCGCAACTGGCATTACCCAGACCACGCTGTATGCAATCCAGATTCAGCACCACCTCCGCACGATAAATATCAGGCAAGGCATGACCGTACTTGATTTCAAACAAGTCCTTATCCGTATAGTGCAAAGCACTGAAATCAAATGTATCGGCAGCAGTAATCTTGATTCCTTTACCTGCTTTATTGGTCAAAGTCAGCCAGCGGGTATCACAACGCCCACCCATCGTCTGAGAACGGGCATAACTCTCTTTCATATCATTGACAGCAGACTGGTATTTGCCGACATAAGCCGCATTCTTCCGATCCCGATAATTTTCTATCGGACCGCGACCATACCATTCCAACTGCTCCAACGAAGGATTAAAGAAGGCCTGTAACGACAGACGGGGAAGATTAAAGTCATCATTCGTTGTAAAAGAAGCATCCACATCTATTTCACCATTACCATACAAACGGTAAATCAATGTATAAGGCACTTTCACATCTCCGACGGTTTCCTGCAACTGAATCGTTACAATTGCCGACTGATTATCTTCCGACCATTTCCAGTCGAAACTGATTACCTCCGTTTGGGTATCCTGCCATTTACGCACATCGTTATTGATAAAACGGAACGTATTCAGCGACCATCCTTCACGCAGATGAAGCATATTATCGCCATTATAACGGATACCGGTCAACTTGCCTTCTTTCTTATCAAAGGTGATTTCTACACCGGGACGGCGGAAGAACAAATAACGCTTCTCCTCTTCCACCACCTTAAACAGAGATTCTTTAGATGAGGCGGAAACTGCTACCGGCTATAGCCCGGTATTCGGGGATTTTTGAAGCAAAAGTTGTTCCGTAGCTACGATATGTCCGGCTTTTGCCCATACGCAATCCTTCTTTAGTTTTATTTCAAGGTTCAAATAATATTCACCTTCTGAAGTTAAATAGCGGGAATAAGGTATCTGCACCGCACGATGCTCTCCAGGCTTACCATCGGGTAGGCTGAACTCTTCTTCCGCTATCGGCACACCATCTTTCAAAATCACATAGCGCAGATTAAAATCATGCAGATTCAGGAAAACATAGCGGTTACGAACGCCGATACTGTTTTCAGCATTCGGTTCCAATGTGATATATTGGTAGACTTTCTTCACTTCCCACAACTTAGGAGTAACTTGACGATCAGCCGTCACAATCCCGTTACAACAGAAATCATTGTCGTTAGGGCGATCACCGAAGCTGCCTCCAAAATAATAATGATCGGCAGGCTGTCCGGGCATATTAATGCCCTGATCCACCCAATCCCAGATGCATCCTCCGATCATACGTTTCGAATGATGCTCGATATAATCCCAGTATTCTTCCAGATTACCGATGGCGTTGCCCATCGCATGAGCATATTCACAAAGGAAATAAGGCTTGTTACGGGGTTGCTCGTCCTGTTCGATCATACTTTCAATCGAAGGATACATACGGGAATCCATATCGGCCACATCGTTCATTCCTTCATAATGGATATAACGGTCGTCTATCGCTTTGGCTGCCTGATAGGTAGCCTCAAAGTTACGACCACCACCGGACTCATTGCCCATTGACCAGAAAATGACCGAAGGATGATTCTTATCCCGTTCCACCATACGCACCATCCGGTCGACGTAAGCTCCTTCCCAACTTTCACGGTTTGACAGCGACATATTGCCGTGACACTCAATATCGGCCTCATCCATGACGTACAAGCCATAATAATCATACAGCGAATACATCTTCGGATCGTTCGGATAATGACTGGTACGAATCGTGTTGAGATTGAAACGCTTAAAGAGAAGAATGTCCTCTATCATGCTTTCCACCGGAACAGCTTTTCCAAACTGCGGATGTATGTCATGCCGGTTGGCTCCTTTAAAAAGGATCAATGCATTGTTGATATACACCTTATTATTCCGGATCTCTATCTTACGGAAACCATATTGCTGGCTCGTCGCTTCAAGCACATTGCCTGCGGCATCAAGCAGTTCCAGTTGGACGGTATACAGAGAAGGAGTCTCAGCACTCCATAACCGAGGGTCGCGAATCGTAGTCGTACCTTCACAGACGTTTTCCTGTCCACCAGTTATCTTACCGGTAGGTATGATAAACGAACTCACAGGCTTTCCTTCCGTATTCAGCAAAGAGACACGTACGGTAGCTTCCTGTACTTTCTTTCCGTAATTATGCACATCCGTTTTCACTTTCAGTTCCGCTTTATCCAGACGGTCGCTGATCTGAGAAGTCAGGTGAATGTCACGTAGACGAACTTTCGGACTGGCTACCAAATAAACATCCCGATGAATACCACTTAAACGGAACATATCCTGATCTTCAAGGAAACTGCCGTCACACCAGCGGTAAACTTCTACGGCAACCGTATTATTACCCGCTTTGACGTAAGGAGTGATACGAAATTCTGCATCATTACTGGACCCTTGCGAATAACCGACTTTCTTACCGTTGATCCATACATAAGCTGCACTATAAATTCCATCGAAATGGATAAAGACTTCTTTGTCTTTCCAGTCGGCAGGAAGAGCAAATTCACGGCGATAAGATCCTACCGCATTCGGCTCTTTCTCTACAGCATATCCACGCTGCCCCTGTATAAAAGGAGGATTGTTACGGATGGGATAAGTAATATTGGTATAAATAGGTGTACCATATCCGTGCATCTCCCAGTTGGAGGGAACAGGAATCTCTTTCCAGCCAGAGACATCATAACTCGTTTTATAGAAATCCACCGGACGTTCCGAAGGTTGTTTCACCCAGTTAAACTTCCAGTTTCCATTCAACAGCAGATAACGGGAAGAGCGGGTACGCTCCCAAGGACGGGTATAAGCGGGATCCGCCTTCATCTCTTCCGAATTGGCGAAAGGAATAAATGTAGCCCTGCCTTCTTCTTTATTGATTGCATAGATACGTTCATTTTCCCAGTCATTATGACTCGTTGTTTTCAAGGCTTCCGCCACTACTTTCAGGTTCGATTTCCGTATCTGCCACTGCTGGTTACTTTTCGAAGCTTCCGGTTCTAACTGAAAGACAGGCTCTCCGACCAGTCCGGCATCAGGAAATCCTAAGTTATAGCCAGTCCCGACATTGGTTAATACGTAATTCCCATTCGGCAAAGCCGTTATTTTCCATTGCTGGTTCGGATTTTTAGGGTCTGCCGACCATTGAATCACGGAACATTCTACTTTTCCTTTACCACTATTATCTACATTCATTTGAGTCAAGGGACTGGTTATCGTATAGCATCCCTCTTGTTCGCATGGAATCAGGTTCCAGACCTGCGATTCTTTGTCTGCCTCCCGCTTACTGATAAATATTTTCGTATTCGTATCCAGACTCTCCTGATTGTCTAGCACTAATCCGTTGACCGTATGGATTTCATATCCTTGCTTCGGATCAAACTGCTGCGCCACAACCGCAGAGGCGGAAAACGACAGTGCAATCAATGCACTTCCCAAGATTTTTAATCGTTGCATCATTTAGTAGTCTAATTTATATTATAATTTGAAAACCGGTGACTGTTTATATACGCCAAAAGTATGGATAGCCGGACAAGCCTTACCGTCCTGAATACGCAAACGTACCTGCTTTGCTTTCACCGGTGCCAGACGTACAATCCATTTATGACCAATGGCCTGCTTGTCCGTCGCCTCCGGAATGGTGATCCAGTTTTTGCCATCAACAGTGTACTCCACACTCCACTTCGTCGTCCGATGTCCCAATTCGATAACTTCTTCGATCATCAGACAATCAAACTCAATAGTTTTGGGCAAGGTAAAAATTATATCCGCTTTTACCTCTCCGTCTTTTCCGGCAAAATAAGTGTTTTTCTCATTGTCCAGCATTTTTTCCGGACTATACTTTGCACCCCGTACATTGGTCGCTTTCACTTTGGCTCCTCTCAACAGATTCGTACTGAAAGTCTCATCAATCCCCTGTTTTAACAAGGCGGCGTGCAGCGAATCGGTCGAATGAATCAAACCACGTCTGTCGGGCGGGAAATTCAGAAGCAATACACTATTACGCCCCACGGAGGTACAGTAGATATCCCAAAGTTCACGGACACTCTTCACACGGCTATCCTCTTCGGCATGATAGAACCAGCTGGGACGTATTGAAACATCTGTTTCTGCCGGAATATACGCATCACCATCCAGCATACCCTCATTCAAACCTTTGTAATACTGAGCTTCATCACGAATAGCTACTGAGTCAGTCGTCGCCCAACAAGGATCACCCGCTTCTCCCGCTTCATTCCCCATCCAGCGGACATCAGCAAACGGATAAGAATTCTTTGTACCGAAGATAACGCAATCCGGCTGTTTTTCACGGACAATCTTATACCAATGACGATAAACAGGCGTTGTCAATTCGTCGGCTCCCGCGCCGTCCCACCATGTTTCCCATATCTTACCGTAATCACTCATCAGTTCGCCAAGCTGGTGGGCATAATATTCCTTGTAGCGTTCGGTCGTATATAAAGGTGAAAGGTGTTCGTGACGGTCATGAGGTCCCAGATAGATTCCTGCCTTCAATCCATACTCTTCACAAGCATCGACAAACTCGCGGACTACATCTCCTTTACCGTTCTTCCACGCTGCATTCTTCACACTATAATCTGTGTACTTGCTAGGCCACAAGCAAAATCCGTCGGCATGCTTGGCAGTCAGAATAGCAGCGGGAATCCCCGCTGCTTTTAATGTCTGCATCCACTGCCTGCAATCCAGGGCTGTGGGATTGAAAATTGCCGTACTTGCCTTCCCGTCACCTTCATTCACATATTCTTCAAATGTATTGATTCCAAAATGAAAGAAAGCAATCATCTCCCGATTGTACCATTCAAGTTGACGGGCACTCGGAACCAACCCGCAAGGAGCTGGTGCTTGTTGAGCTATGACCGGCAGAGAACTGAATGCAGCAACTGCCGATGCAACTAATACTTTTATGTTCATAATAAATAACTTACGAGTATATTCGTTTATTTAGGACCCAGATTTTGTTTCACCAGCTGCACGAATTGATCGACCGGAACAACACGCACATTGTCATTCAATCCATCAATGACGGTTTTGATACTTTGCTGGTTCTTTGTCCAGCAATGTACAAATACAAAAGTATATCCGTCGGCACTATGCGGATTGGCAGAGCGGCTATTGATCTGAGAAATGACAGTCGATTCTTCACCTCTGTTCGAGCCACCGTCGATGCCTTCCCATAATACGCTTCTCTGCTCAATCACCGGCTTGCCATTATCCGAAAATTTGATTCTTCCATCCCCTTTTTCTCCATATCCTGTGTAGAAAATCGCATCGATATTAGGCTGAGCCAGATACTTATTGTAAACTTTCGGATTATCCATAATCTTCTGATCCAGAATATTACAGATATTCAAGCCTGACTTATCGACATACTCATTCAACTTAGCCAGATAATCGTCCAGGTCGGCATCCGACATCTTACTCGGGAATATATAGCTGCTGCCACTCGGACCCGCTACAAAGTAATCGCCTTCTTTGCTATTCTCATAGTACCAGCGTAAAGCAGCCGGAGCCAAATCGTACAGAGAAGGTGAAATGGTATATCCGAGTGGGAATTGACCGTGCAGGTCATGATCCATGTATCCTTGTTGCCCCCAAAGGTTAAACGCAATATTATCACCGTCACTGACGAGGAATGTCACATAGTGCACATTCTCTTCGGTAACCACTTCTTTAGTTGCCGGACGCTGTTTCAGTCCTGTTGTATCATATATACTACTCAACGTGGCCAGATTAGCCGCCTGATCGGTCGGCAACATAGAAACACCCAATTGAGAAGCATTATTCACCATGCCCCATTCATCCAGATCATAATAACCGAAACAATAAGCTCCTTTATCCAGATCTTTCAGTATAGAAGTACGCCATGACCAATCCCTGCGCGCATTGTAGTCATAAAAAGCAAAAGCATTGGTCATTGTGATATAATCGCGCAGGTGATGGAAGATTTCCGGTTTCATATCGGCTGCAAGACTCTTGTCCAACTGGTCTTTATAATTCTCGTACAACCACTTCTCATCATAAGACCTTACGTCCATAAGTTCGGTTGTCACTCCCATTGCCTTTACCTTATCGACAAGAGATTCCGGTACCGCAATCCCCCGAAGCAACCCACATAAAGAAGTAGCTACATTGATCGAATGAGATTGTCCTTCCGAATAAGGCGTATAGACAATATACCCCTTGATCACTCCGGTTTCTACATAATGCTGTACCAACGGAGCCAAAGCATTATAAGTATTTACCGGAATTCCGTACTTATTCTGCATCTGCTTCAACCATACGGAAGAAGGACCTCCTTCATTGATATAAACCTGATCGCCCGTCACTCTTGCCGCAAGCCCTGCCAAAGTGGAAAGAATTACTTTCTCGCCATCATTCAGTCCTGTGATGGAAATAGAATTCAGGGATTTCAGTTCACGACCTTTCAGATGCATAAATCCCCTGTCCAGCGGTTCTGCCGGATCTATCAGCCCATCACCCGGTTCTTCACCCGGACCTCCCGGATTCTCGGTAGACGGAGTATATTTAGGAACGACCACACCTGCCGTCGGATCTTCCATACAGGAGATTAACAGACAGAACGTCAAAAGTATATAAATGTATTTTTTCATGGTAATCGTTTTTTCTGTTATTTAATAATAGAAATCGCATTAATCTCTGCTACCACTGTTGCCCATTTGCCACTATACACGGCAGTTATTGTCAGACGGAAATAACGTGCCTGCTTAAATCCCGGAAAATAGGAACGGAATTCCTCTTTTGCCCCCGCAGGAAGGTCGCTGTAAGTTCCTGCCGACTCCCACTTCGAGCCATCCAGACTGGTTTCCATCGTCATCTCCTGCGGCCATGCTTCACCATGATCTCTGGATACATACTGAAAGCCCAGCATTTTCACTTCCTGCCCCATATCTACTACGATATGATGTGGTGGCTGAGGCTCGTTGCCTTTCCATTGTGTATGCCAGAAAGTTCCTTTCAGTCCGTCAAAAGCGTGGATAGCGTGACCGTTATCCGACCCTTCGCCGCTCGTCTCTTCCGAAGAAACTTCTACTACCTGCCATGCACTGCGGTCGGCCAATGGCATCGCCCATACATCCTCCGCACCACTCAAAAGGTAATATACTGTCTGCTGAATATGATCCGCCTGCGCACCTTCTACCGAAGTGATAGTGACCGGCAACAAATAAGAATCAAACGGCTGGATTTTTCCCTGTGCATTTACCGTAAGCACCAGATCGGCAGAAGAACTCTCCCCGGCCGGAATCACAGTTTCTGTTGTCAGCGTATAGCAATCGGAAGGAAGCAAAGGATAGTCTGTCCCACACAAAGAATTATACTCCTGCACCTTCGCCTCATCCACAGTCAACTGTACCTTTACATCTCCTCCCACTTCCTTACCGGAACGGGTCACATAGTCACTGGCAGTCACAGCCACATGAAATACTTCTCTCAGTTCTTCACCCAAATCGAAGTTTTTAATCTGCAAAGTTTTGGCTTCCGGAATATATACTTTACAAACATCATCATCACTACATCCACTCAGCAAGGCAAACGAACAAAGTACCGCACTTGCCGCCATGACAAATCTATTTAGTTTCATACGAATAATCTTTCAAGGTTTACATTCTTTATTAATATCCGGGATTCTGCCCGTTTACCCATCCGTCTTCACCACCATTTTGCTCGCGGATCACCGGATTCTTGTCTATCACATACTGCGGAATGGGCTGATAATACATACGTGGCAGGAAGGTACGTTTACCAACTTCATGATAATTGTATTCCCACACACCATCTCCATTGGTATCTTCTATCTTCATACCACCAATCGGTTTATTCATCACTCCGTTTTCACCATCACAAATCTTCCAGCGAAGAATGTCCCACCAACGCTTATCTTCAAATGCCAATTCTATACGGCGATCTCTCCGAATGATTTCCCGCAACTGATTTTCTGTGATTCCCTGCGGATAAGTATCGCCGATAGAAGGCATATTATCTCCACGTGTTCTCACCATATCCAGATATTCGATGGCAGTCGGTTTATCTCCCGCTTCCAAAGAAGCTTCTGCATACATCAGCAACACATCTGCATAACGGAAGAAAATATAATTTGCCATTCCGTTGCTCATTTGCAGATTGTCCGCTCCATTCACGGATTCATCAATCGTTTTACGAGTGTAGTATCCCGTATTCGTAACGTCACTATCCGAAGAAGTATCAATCTCATTGGGACTACCTACTCCTACACGAGTAATAATCTCTTCCCCCTGCCACATAGATCCATCATACAGGATGCTCTGGTAGAAGCGTTTCTCACGATTTTTATAAGGATTATTCTTATTGTAACCGGATGCAGGATCAGTGATAGGCAATCCGTTGGCCATGCAATAGTCGTCAACCAGTTCCTGTGTAGGCTGCATATTTCCCCAACTGGACTGTACTCCTTTTACAAACACCGGACCGAACAGACCTTCACGACGCCCTCCATTCTGCTTAGACATCTGGAAGTCGAAGATCACTTCATCGTTATTGTTGGTAGCTTCTGTCCAAAGGTCCAAAATAGTCGGTTGCAGATGATAGACCTGTAAGTCAATTACATCTTTCAAGGTA
This sequence is a window from Bacteroides thetaiotaomicron VPI-5482. Protein-coding genes within it:
- a CDS encoding Crp/Fnr family transcriptional regulator; amino-acid sequence: MEDFNKYTSHINYSPIVDFTLQQGKETSYKKGEYFVRQGEACKIMGFVVSGSFRYCCVNSLGESSIVGYTFDHSFVGNYPAFQLQDQSNVDIQALCDCTVYVINHSQLADFYDINNDHQKLGRRIAETLLWEIYDRMISMYSLTPEERYLDIINRCPDLLKLITLKELASYLLIRPETLSRIRRKVVRK
- a CDS encoding SDR family NAD(P)-dependent oxidoreductase, with protein sequence MKKIIIVGATSGIGRGLAEQYAREDCLIGITGRRENLLKEICAQDKDKLFYQVCDITHTETPLLSLETLVQEMGGMDMLIICAGTGELNPQLSYQLEEPTLLTNVVGFTNIAGWGFRYFEQQKGGHLINISSVGGTRGSGVAPAYNASKAYQINYMEGLRQKAAKLPFAVYTTDIRPGFIDTAMAKGEGLFWVTPVDKAVKQIKKAISDRKKVAFISKRWKYVAWLFKLIPSALYCKM
- a CDS encoding M28 family metallopeptidase, translated to MKQRIILFGLILVGTVTFAQSPEEKGLNTINRSSAEATIGFLASDELQGREAGFHGSYVSSEYIASILQWMGIQPLNESYFQPFDAYRKERQKKGRLEVHPDSVAKLKQEVHQKLSMRNVLAMIPGKNTKEYVIVGAHFDHLGIDPALDGDQIYNGADDNASGVSAVLQIARAFLASGQQPERNVIFAFWDGEEKGLLGSKYFVQTCPFVSQIKGYLNFDMIGRNNKPEQPKHVVYFYTAAHPSFGDWLKKDIKKYGLQLEPDYRAWDNPVGGSDNGTFAKAGIPIIWYHTDGHPDYHQPSDHADRLNWDKIVEITKASFLNMWKMANEASW
- a CDS encoding alpha-L-fucosidase, whose translation is MNIKVLVASAVAAFSSLPVIAQQAPAPCGLVPSARQLEWYNREMIAFFHFGINTFEEYVNEGDGKASTAIFNPTALDCRQWMQTLKAAGIPAAILTAKHADGFCLWPSKYTDYSVKNAAWKNGKGDVVREFVDACEEYGLKAGIYLGPHDRHEHLSPLYTTERYKEYYAHQLGELMSDYGKIWETWWDGAGADELTTPVYRHWYKIVREKQPDCVIFGTKNSYPFADVRWMGNEAGEAGDPCWATTDSVAIRDEAQYYKGLNEGMLDGDAYIPAETDVSIRPSWFYHAEEDSRVKSVRELWDIYCTSVGRNSVLLLNFPPDRRGLIHSTDSLHAALLKQGIDETFSTNLLRGAKVKATNVRGAKYSPEKMLDNEKNTYFAGKDGEVKADIIFTLPKTIEFDCLMIEEVIELGHRTTKWSVEYTVDGKNWITIPEATDKQAIGHKWIVRLAPVKAKQVRLRIQDGKACPAIHTFGVYKQSPVFKL
- a CDS encoding GxGYxYP domain-containing protein — encoded protein: MKKYIYILLTFCLLISCMEDPTAGVVVPKYTPSTENPGGPGEEPGDGLIDPAEPLDRGFMHLKGRELKSLNSISITGLNDGEKVILSTLAGLAARVTGDQVYINEGGPSSVWLKQMQNKYGIPVNTYNALAPLVQHYVETGVIKGYIVYTPYSEGQSHSINVATSLCGLLRGIAVPESLVDKVKAMGVTTELMDVRSYDEKWLYENYKDQLDKSLAADMKPEIFHHLRDYITMTNAFAFYDYNARRDWSWRTSILKDLDKGAYCFGYYDLDEWGMVNNASQLGVSMLPTDQAANLATLSSIYDTTGLKQRPATKEVVTEENVHYVTFLVSDGDNIAFNLWGQQGYMDHDLHGQFPLGYTISPSLYDLAPAALRWYYENSKEGDYFVAGPSGSSYIFPSKMSDADLDDYLAKLNEYVDKSGLNICNILDQKIMDNPKVYNKYLAQPNIDAIFYTGYGEKGDGRIKFSDNGKPVIEQRSVLWEGIDGGSNRGEESTVISQINSRSANPHSADGYTFVFVHCWTKNQQSIKTVIDGLNDNVRVVPVDQFVQLVKQNLGPK
- a CDS encoding BT_3987 domain-containing protein, which codes for MKLNRFVMAASAVLCSFALLSGCSDDDVCKVYIPEAKTLQIKNFDLGEELREVFHVAVTASDYVTRSGKEVGGDVKVQLTVDEAKVQEYNSLCGTDYPLLPSDCYTLTTETVIPAGESSSADLVLTVNAQGKIQPFDSYLLPVTITSVEGAQADHIQQTVYYLLSGAEDVWAMPLADRSAWQVVEVSSEETSGEGSDNGHAIHAFDGLKGTFWHTQWKGNEPQPPHHIVVDMGQEVKMLGFQYVSRDHGEAWPQEMTMETSLDGSKWESAGTYSDLPAGAKEEFRSYFPGFKQARYFRLTITAVYSGKWATVVAEINAISIIK
- a CDS encoding RagB/SusD family nutrient uptake outer membrane protein — encoded protein: MRIHNIIKTVCLAGSLALLSACEDWLEIEPKDRFGDTTVWGSEENADMFLNDIYNQLPHLNNETQNLDQYSDNSYVGAEWMNARTTIYTGALSPTSWIPGPWDMWKWGRQNNDDAKGQYERIRSCNLFITKVTESDFSAEYKKERLAEVRFLRAWFYHYLWMAYGGVPIITEVLDNNVSTDIFYPRETAQKTFEFIDKELDEIKDDLPPRRSGSDLGRASKGAILTLKGWVELFHASELRNPGKDKKRWEAAAATLKDVIDLQVYHLQPTILDLWTEATNNNDEVIFDFQMSKQNGGRREGLFGPVFVKGVQSSWGNMQPTQELVDDYCMANGLPITDPASGYNKNNPYKNREKRFYQSILYDGSMWQGEEIITRVGVGSPNEIDTSSDSDVTNTGYYTRKTIDESVNGADNLQMSNGMANYIFFRYADVLLMYAEASLEAGDKPTAIEYLDMVRTRGDNMPSIGDTYPQGITENQLREIIRRDRRIELAFEDKRWWDILRWKICDGENGVMNKPIGGMKIEDTNGDGVWEYNYHEVGKRTFLPRMYYQPIPQYVIDKNPVIREQNGGEDGWVNGQNPGY